The Elgaria multicarinata webbii isolate HBS135686 ecotype San Diego chromosome 11, rElgMul1.1.pri, whole genome shotgun sequence genome segment atcgagtccaaccccctgctcaatgcaggaatccaccctaaagcatccctgacagatggttgtccagctgcctcttgaaggcctccagtgtgggagagcccacaacctcccctagGTAGTCCTAGCGGGCCAGAGTCTCAACGCCCCTGCTTTAGGCGGAGTGCTGTATCACTAAAAAAGGATGGACGCTCTTTCCCGAGACAGGTGGAGGTGCCAATGACTGCATATatgaagtcccaggttcaaagcACGAGCTCTCACAGAGTGCCCTTGTCTAGAAGACCAACAATTGAGAAACCGCATGAGGAGTGAGATGGAGCCTTGAGTAGCGTTGGAGGGGCAGGAAAGCTGAAGCAAAGCCGGTCCAGGAAACACATTGCTGAAAAGAAAAGCCCCATTACcttgatgggggaaggagaaaggagcAGTGGCTGACAGGAGTGGGGAGGCTCTTCAGACCTAGAAAGCAGTGAGAGATAAGAATAGGAGGAGACTAGCCGCAGCAGTGAGAAGGGCTGCAAGGGGACCcggtgaaggaagaggaagggctaGCGCCTTGAAATTGATCCggagtgtgttcagaaggcaGTGCAAGGACTCCAGGGCGACACTCGGCCTGAGCATGCCACGCTCCACCCACGGCTTAATAACCGAACGCTTTGCAGGACACCAAAGGCAAGAGGCGGAAATGCAAGCCAGCACAACGCACGACTGTTCGCTGTGAATTTTCTGGGCCGCTGCCTTGGCTGTGCACGCGAGGAGCCCTTCCTGTCTGGTAAGTTCTGCAGCCAGTGAGCCGCCAGAGGGCAGAATGGCGGCGAGACAATGGCCAGATCCCTTCGCACGCAGCTTCCGCCATGCAAAGCAAAGCTGCCTTGGCTCTCTTTTAAGAAGCGGCCTTAAAAACAGGGCGAAGGCAGGGCTTGCCGTTGCTCTTAAAGGAGCCTGCGTGAATCCTGCTGCATGGCAAAGGTGACGCTTTGTCTTCTCTCTCTGGGACgcttgtgggagggggggatggGACCCCTCTGAGGGTGCTGCTGTAAGGGCAAATCAGAGCAATTTTCAGGTTCTCTGAAGCCGGCATCTAATTTTAATTACCTTTTGCCAGCCGTGCTGGCTGGGCTTTTGCTTCCAGCATTCTTACACTTGACTTGTGCTCAGGTTTTCACAGATAAGTGAGTAGGCAAATCAAAAGCCTCCATTGCTGCACGTTGCGTTGTCCCTCATGAATTGCCTTGAATTAGCTCTCTTCCAAACctactaggccagccttcctcaacctggggtgctccagatgtgttggactacaacttccagcattccccatccagcactgccggctgggggattctgggtgttgtagtccaatacatctggagagcaccagcttggggTAGGCTGCACTAGACAGAATGAGCTGTGGCAGGAAGGGTAAAATGTGGGTGTGAGGACAGCCCCACATCTGTTATGCTGGCTGTACGTGGATGTTCATGCAGATGCCTGCCTCCCCGTACTTTTTAACTTGTGAGGTGGAGAGGGATATCTGGCCAAATTCGAAACGAATCCTGCTAACGTAGCATCTGGCATTTCCTATCTTACAGCGCTGTGGTTAGAaacgggagacctgggttcagatCCTACTCGGTGATAAGGCGTGCGGTGTGGACTTGGGCGGGTTGTTGACAGTCAGCCAGATCTGGGGGTTGGCAGAAGTAAGACTGCAGCCTCTCGTGCCCCAGTCTGGCTGTTTTCTGGTGCCCTAAGTCATACGTGCTGGCGATTGGGATTCTTGCAGAGTTTGATCCAACAAGGCCCTTCTTAGGTGCTTGAGCCAAGAGTGCAGGCTTTGGATTAACTGTTCGGAACCGGAGTATGCCGTCTTGCCTTAAGAACGTAAAACACactaggaacaaaggaagctgccttgtatcgATTCAGGCCGTTGGCTCATTTAGCTGGGCATTACCTACCTACGCAGACAGGCAagtggctctccatggtttcatcACGAAGTTGTTTCGAGCTTAAGCTGGAAATgctgaggactgaacctgggTGAAACACGTGGCCCTATCTATGGTCCCACTTTAGTGGGCTTCGGGTATTAAGAAAAAATCACCAGAGGGTTGCAGTTGACACACACCTCCGATGCAGGCCAGGAGTCAAATGTTCCACACCCCCACACCGGAGTGTGTATTCTTATTACTAGAACCTGGTACTGTGTAGTGGATCATTCGAGGGTATTCTCGAAACTTCTCCTACAATATAGACATTTTAAAGTCTTGTCTGAACAAGCGTTTGTGAAGAATATCTCGAAGGGCAGTCGTGACAAGCTGGAAGAGTTACCCGTAAGCAGTACCCGTATGCCTGCACCTGGACTGAGAACCATCCCAGtgtcctgttcccccccccccccaatcccattAGAATGGGTTCCTCATCCCGCTCTGCTGTTGTAGCCACGTGCCTTAAGCCTCCTCACCGGTTGTCTACTGAAGATTTCAAAGAAGCCCCAACACCTACGGAAGCCAACTCAACCTGACCCGCTTTAATAATTCTATTTCATTTTAGTTATAACCCATCCTATTTCCACTAGCTCAGAATGGCTTAAAAAAGGTTCCGTCACcttgttttaaaatatgctgCCTCCATCACTTAAGAGTGGTTCTaaatttgttttttgcttctcctcATGCTCAACTCAggcctttaatatatatatattttccaagaCTCCCACTTAAGGGATCTAATTCCTTCCTCAGCTTTCCTTCCTGGGTCACATTAGCCTTGCCACAAAAAATGCTCACTGGTCATATAATTGCTTGCAATGGTTTTTTTTaggtgggtgggggggcatgTATGTATCCCAAAAGGCAAAAATAGTGCCTACCTGTTAACCCCCAATCCCCAAATACACACCTCTTTCCTGCAGTGGCAGCTTTTGGAGTGATATTTGTGATGCTCCTAAGCACATACATACATCCAAATATCTTGCCTTATGaatgaacaatttaaaaaaaagtattggaaaataaaaaaaccctactCAGCTAGAGGAAATATACAAATTACATGTATGGAAACGTCCTTCAGTTCTATAATATCTTCTGAATGCAGACTGCAGCTTTGCTTCCTATAGAATTTGATGGTCTTGTGCACAGGATTCCAGTTACTTCATTGCTTGAACCCAAGAACTTTGCAACTTCTTCTTGAGAACACTTTTTGGAAACTGAGTGTCACTCTGTGTGTGGATACTTGCCCAGTTCAGAGTCCTCACTTTATTGCATCCCAGCATTTCTTTCTCTGACTCAGCTCAGTTTGGGTCTTCCCAGTAGtcatttcttcacacacacacacacaccccaaataaaaaaataatccaagTATATGAAGGTCACCATCTCCTGGCTTTTGTTGAGGCAGAGCCTAGGAGAAGCCTCACCTCTGTCCACACGGTGACACAaagttccctttcttttttttagctcaTCTGATTTTTCTCTCAAAAACTGTTCCATCAGCAGGTCTTAATGCTGTTATCTTCCACTTCGAGAAGGTTGATATGTGTCAAACGAATGTGCAACACGGATGTTCTATTTCCTGCCTTGTTGTTGCAGCTGGTTTGGAAGAGGACAGTTCTCTTGCACTATCAGGGATGTGCTGTTAAAAGGCGCTAAGCAGAATGGtaccctgaccccccccccctgaaataaCTTCCCAGGGAGTTTTGTGGATGGTTGACAAAGGAGCCCTTTCTCCTACGTCTTTCAGAGGTAGCTGGATGTCTGCTAGCCGCTGGGATCCGTGTCTAGGGATTTCCACGGTCCCTTCTGAATCCATGCCCCAGGTGAAGTAGATAATGCTGGCAATAGCTGTGCTGGTTAAGTATCTGTGGTCTACAGACCTTTTAAAATGCTTACATAGTGGGAACCGTTTGAAAGTTTAGGCTGTATTCAAGACTTCGCCTAGATGATTTGAAGGCAACTGCCATCTTCCACGTTGTCAGAGATGTCCACCTTTGCTTGCCTTCTCTCCTGCCTGCCCCAGATAATGGCAGTTGGGGAGGGGCTTGCCAGCTGCCACACCCTCTGCAGGTGGTAATTCTGACATTCAGGGCTTgcggcccccctccccttttccggGGGGTGCCATCTTGCACAGCACCTTCTCCGACCCACTCGGCTCCTCGGCTATTGGGTCCCTTTGAGGTGCGCAATCACTTCCTCGTCCTCGGCAGCATCACAGCTGATATTTTGGGCTGTGATAATGGCGATGCTCCCGAGGATGACGCCAGCCCCCATGATGTCGAAGGGTGTGACGGCCTCCCGCAAGACGTAGTACTGGACGGCCAGGGTCACCACCACCTCGGAGTGCAAGACGGCGCACACCAGCGCTGGATGTGCTTTCGTCACGGCGTAGCTGGCGCACAGAaaggagaccaaggcaaggaaGCTGATGGCCACCACACAAGTCCAGGTCAAGGGGTCCAGGGGCATCACCGGATCCTGCAGCAGGAACATGGCCGGAGAACACAACAGGCTTCCCACCACGCCGAACAGGAAGGCCACCGTCACCAGCTTGGCCGGGAAGTTCAGAGCTCTGAAGATGACCAGCCCCAAGGCCAAGGCCATCCCTCCCAGGCAGGCCAAAACGTACCCAAAGGTGTCATAAAGCTGGGTGCTCTTGTCCAAGTTCAGCAAGTCCGGGACCACCATGATGACTAAGCCCAGGGTGCTGCCCACCAGCCCGAACCAGTCGTAGCCCGTCAAGCGGCCGTTCTCGATGCACAGCGCCAGCAAGACGGAGCAGATGGTGGAGGAGCCCTTGCGGACTGTGGCGGCGTTCCCGCTGGGGACCACCATGAAGGAGCTGTAGGCGCAGCCGATGGAGATGACGTTGATGGAGGCATGGAGCAGGGTGCGCTGGCGGGCCTCCGGGGGCCCAAAGCAAGGCGCCTTCTGGCAGCGGAGGTAGCAGGCGAAGAGCAGGTGCAGGACGCACCGGAACAGGAGGATCTCCAGGGAAGGGATGCCCGAGGCCTCGTTGGCCATCCGCGTGAACGGGGCGACGAAGCCGGCTGGCACGCCGCCCCCCAGGAGAGCCACCAGCAGGCCCTTCATGCTCTCTGACAGGCGGTAGCGGTTCCAGGctggccggcggggaggcggcggggaacagggaggggagaagcgCAGCAGATCTGCCACGGTCCATGCCGCTCGGCCCGGAGGGTCAGATGCCATTGGAGGCTCCtcggggcggggtgtgtgtgtgcgtgtaggcCCAACGCGGAAGGGTCACAGGCCACCTGGCAGAACGGCACCGCAACCTGTGGGAAGGGATGGAGGAGACAAATGGGCTGCAAGCGAGAAGTTTGTCTGGCCACCTCCGTGAGCCCTTAAGAGCTggacaggagatctgggttctggtcacACCTCTCTGCCCCTGGGCAAATCGCTCCCTCTCTCGGCCTCAGTCTGCCGTTTCTGAAATGGGCAATAAAAATAAGTTACCTCGGAGGATGTTTGTGAAGCTGAATGTACTGCAAACGAAATACATGAGTAATGCTACGTAAATCATAGGGCAGTGTAGGCTCTGCTCTagataagaggcagctggacaaccatctgtcagggatgctgtagggtggattcctgcattgagcagggggttggactcgatggccttgtaggccccttccaactctacgattctatgattctatgaaagaaattGGTATTCTGGACTGACAGAAGCTGAAACTAGTGGTCTGTGCGGACCATGCATATGAAAGAACAGTGTGTATGTgggctcttttctttttctaggcAGGGGCAGGAGTAAACAGCTACACTGCACACTTTTATCTCCCCACAACCCACCAAGCCGGAAGTCTGCTTCCTCTTGCGTTCCTGTATGTTCTCTAACAGGCATTACTCACATCCTTTCAAGTCTGTCTTTGAACCttcaggactagaaacttgaggttttttatgtgtgtgtgtgtgtgtgtgtgtgtgtgtgtgtgtgtgtgtgagagagagagagagagagagagagagagagagagagagagagagagagagaaagcaagcaagcaagcaagcatgcaAGCCTGGGTTCTTGAGATGGTGAATTCTACAGCCAATAGCAAATGCTATGCATGCACTAGGATCACATCTGTGCACCTGCCTCACGTCCATCAGCCCCTCCACATATTTGTTTGCTCTTTCCTCATAACCTGCTCCTTCATTGCCTTCTGTGCTTCCTTCCATTTTGCCCCTTCGTAGGAAGACGGGattttattccgtgtcctgaacgtCTTGTTGAAATGTGCCTTACAGCTCTTAAGTCCATGTTACAGATGGAAAACGGCGGCTTAAAGAGAGGAAGATGGATTTGCCCATGGCCACcccactgggttcacacatggcTGGGATTTTAGTCCAGAGTTCCTAGAATGAGGTTCAACAGAGACTCCCTAAGCCAGTCTCtctcccagccacccaccctcctTTATCCAATGTTTGTTGATGTCAAGGCAGCTGTGTTCCATGCCCTGGTTCTAGAAGGGAGATGAGTCTGGTGAGTTATGATGGAGGCTGCAATGGAGAGTGGAGAAGTAGAATGCCCAAGGCCTTCTCTCtatgacttggggggggggagagtggagcagggagggagggagggaggaagttaAACATTGGGAAAGTACCCACCTCAGACCCCTTGCTTGTCTCTACAGCCAGGTTAGAGAAACAACACCTGAACAGCCTAAGAGATCCCTTGCCTGGGAGAAATTGTGATGTCATTCTGTACACCTGCATCTCTGTGacatcacaccccaggcagctggctgggggtTGTTGGGAGCTGCTGTgccacacatctggagcacattgggttggagaaggctgtcttagagggtttaaaaataataataaaaaataatgggaTGTGCAATATTAAAATCTAGAGAGTTGATGTCTATGCTGTCTCAAAATGTTATCAGCAACACACCCTTCAATTGCACTATTGGGGCCTTTCTTAGCCTAgtgacatataaataaatattttaatgctgAAATTTATGCCTAGCCTCCCCTGTTGTGGTGGGTTCACAATACTTACTGGTAGCAATTATAGGATGTTCTTGTAATCTGTTTGCAAATGTACGGGTTGAGTAAACAATAGTGGATGTCTAGAAGCAAAGCACACAGATAGGCTGTGCTAGTTCTTCCGAAGCAGCATTTAAGACTctgaaatctcccccccccccaaaaaaaaattgcttctCCTGAGAAACTGCTTGGCAGTTATTCCAGGCAAAAGTgacttctcctcctgcccccaccctgcagaTGGGTGTAAGCTAGGGCTAGCTGGCCTTAGATAAAAATTGGCCATTAGCATCcatcagcctccccccccccccccgcccccggcaatGACCAGCCAAAACCAAAAGCACAGGGCACTTCAGTAATAGGAGAGCACAGCTGTAATGTTCCCATTTGAATTACCATGTACTTGCTTAACAGCGGCTACAGAAAATCAGCCTAAATGTGCAGGCTCAGACTTTGGCGTGTCTCCAgcggaaggtgtgtgtgtgcgcgcgcgcgcgccccccCGCCTTCTGATCGGCTCTTCCCAAGATTCCATGGGGGGAGAGGCATGGTAGCAAACCTGGTTCAAGTGCataatgtaaacacacacaccccagcttccTCGAGCCTCTTAACCCTCTGCTGCGCATTTGTTTTGAAGGTTATGGCCATGGCTTAAATGTGCCCCAGTAAGCCCCATACCGATGCCGCTGGATCTGGAACATGTCCCTTGAACATGTGAAGAGTGCCTTTCACTGTTAACGACACATCTGGGATGAGGAAGAAGTTTCCATATGAATCTGTGCTCGAGGGTAGACTTTGAACCCTGGAGCCTTTCTTTTAAGACATTCACAATGCAGTcctatataaggc includes the following:
- the LOC134406625 gene encoding solute carrier family 35 member G3-like; the protein is MASDPPGRAAWTVADLLRFSPPCSPPPPRRPAWNRYRLSESMKGLLVALLGGGVPAGFVAPFTRMANEASGIPSLEILLFRCVLHLLFACYLRCQKAPCFGPPEARQRTLLHASINVISIGCAYSSFMVVPSGNAATVRKGSSTICSVLLALCIENGRLTGYDWFGLVGSTLGLVIMVVPDLLNLDKSTQLYDTFGYVLACLGGMALALGLVIFRALNFPAKLVTVAFLFGVVGSLLCSPAMFLLQDPVMPLDPLTWTCVVAISFLALVSFLCASYAVTKAHPALVCAVLHSEVVVTLAVQYYVLREAVTPFDIMGAGVILGSIAIITAQNISCDAAEDEEVIAHLKGTQ